In Akkermansia muciniphila ATCC BAA-835, the genomic stretch CTCCTGGCGGAACTGGGGATCTCTTCCGTTCCGGCGGACGGCGTCAGGCTGTCCCGCGGCAGTCTGACCATTGTGGTCACGCGTGGGAAGAAAGAGGACGGGATTTTTTACGTGCTGGCTGTTAAGGAAGAAGGGGGCGCAAGCCTGGAAGTGAAGATGGTTCCTCCTTCCTGATTTGCCGGAGAGGAAGGTCATTCATTTTCAAAATCCCACACGCGGCGGCGGGCGTTTTTCTTCGTCCGCCCGCCGTTGGCTTTCCGGAAGGGGTCAAAAAGAGAGTCCAGCCCGTTCCCTTTCAGCAGCAGGCACTGTTCCATCAGACGGCCCAGTTTCCCTTTCGGGAACCCTTTGGCCTGGAACCAGGCCAGATATTCCTGGGGGACGTCCATCAGCGGACATCCCTTGGGCGGGTATTTGGCAGGACCGTACATGCCGAAAGGGATATGGGTCTGCGCGATTTCCTCCACCAGTTTTCTCAAATCTTCCGCATCTGGTATTTCAGGATCGTTCATAGGTTTTGCAGAATAAATGGTTGCAGGCATTCCGCCAGCCTTTCCGGCGTTTCCAGGGGAAGCCGGTGGCCGGCATGAGGGATGATGACGGCTTGCCCTCCTGCCATGCGCCGCGCCAGGGCGCTGAATCTGGCATCGCGCTGTCCGGCAATCCACAGCTGGGGAACAGGGGATTGCTTCAAAAGCGGGGCCAGGTTTTCCTGTGCGCCCGCGGACCAGTCAATAAAGGCGCGGGAGATGGATTTGCGCCACGGTTTCAGGGAAGAACGGTCCGGAGGCGGCGGACTGCCTTCAAATACGCCCTGGGCATCCCATTCCTTCAAAAAATTTTCCCAAGATGCGGAAAGGCATTGGACGGCCCATTCCGCATCCTTCGCCCGCCGCGCCGCCCGTTCCTCTTCATGTTCCAGGCCGGGATTGGCGCTGACGAATATGGCTCCTTTCCAGAGAGGGGGATGGGCCAAAACGGCCTGCATGGCCAACCTGCCCCCCAGGGAATAGCCGCAGATGAGGGGATGACGATCCTGGGAGGCTATTTCGGAACAAAGCACGCGCCCCATATCCTTCAGGCTTTTGGGGCAGCATTCCAGATACCTCCAGAGGTTCAGGGCGCGAGCCTCCACTCCTCCGGCACGAAGAAAATCCATGACGGGTTTCCAATCCGCCGGAGAACCCAGATTGCCGTGCAGAAGCCAAAGCATGGTCGGAACCGTCTTTCTATTTGACGCCGTAGCCGGCGAGGCCGTTCATAAACATCTGGACGGAAATCATGATGAGCACCATGCCCATCATCCGTTCCAAGGCGATTGTCCCTTTTTCTCCCAGCAGACGCAGGAACTTCTGGGCGATGAAAAGCACCATTCCGGAGAGGAACCAGGCGGTCACGATGGCCCCGGCATAGGTCATCTGGGAAATGCTGTCCGGAGTCTGGGAGGCGTGCAGCATAATGATGGACAGGGAAGAGGGGCCGGCCATCAGGGGCATGGCGATGGGAACAATGAAGGGTTCGTCTTTTCCGTCCGCTCGTCCGGAAGAAGAAAGCATATCCTTGGCGGGGAAGACCATGCCCAGCGCTACGAGAAACAGCAGGATGCCTCCGGAAATGCTCAGGGTGGAAGGTTCCAGCCCCAGCAGGTTCAGCAGGAATTTTCCGGAAAAGAAGAAAAGGAGCAGCAGGCTCAACGCAAATACAAGCTCCCGTGTCAGAATAGCCTTCTGCTGGGCGGGCGAGTATTTTTTCAGCATTCCCTGGATCATGGGCGCCAGACCCACCGGGTCGATGACGATGAACAGAAGAATAACAGTGGAAAGGAAGTCCTGCATGGGATATGCCCCGTTGTAAACGATACGGGCGTGTACGTCAAAGGGAACCGCCAGCAGTGGAAATTTTCTCTGCCCGGATTGCTATTTTCTTCACCAGCGCAGGAGCCGGGCCTTTATGCCTGGAAAGCGATTTGAGGAATTCTGGGGAAACTTTGCGTAGGAGACCATAGCTTTTTAATAAAACAGAAAAGCTATTAAGGCAAGGCTCCTTTGGGAGACCGGCTCACTGTTTCAAAATCTGCTTTCCCTACATACTCCCTTCGAACACCGGAGTTCGCAAATCCATCCTTGAATCTGACTTCAAGCTCGTACCTCTTGTTATTGCGAAGGTGCTCTAAATACGTCAGCAACAAATAAGCTTCCTGGATGGGAACTTCATGCTTTTCTCCCGGCTGCAACGTAATGAAACGTATGGAAAACGGTAGACGTTCAACTGTATACAGGGGACTATACCAAGCTAAAGGCTTCTTTCCATCGCTTATTACGCTCCCTATACACCCAATTCTTTTCCCGCCTTCCTTTCGCCATATTTCGATGTGGATATTAGGGCTATGATCCTTCAGGGGATAAAAGTCGTCGAACAGGCGCACGGTCTTTTCGCCCTTGTTCGTGAACACCAGCTTGAAGTCAGGGAACGTCTCTCTTGTGTCAAACCGGGTCTTTTCCATCACCACGGAACATTCCACTCCGTTGTCGGCCATGTCCCCCCACGCCGCAGCATGGAGGGACAGGTTTGCCAGAAGTATTAAATACCGGAAGATTTTTTTCATTGCAGCGCGAGCCTGGCCGTCGCCCGGAGCATCCCCCGGAAACAATCCTTACCCTGCTGATTATAGTAGCGCGTTTCCAGTTCACAAGAACATTGTTTCCAGCCTTCCAGATCGACTTCATCCAGACACACCGGAATCGTGACGCTGTATTCCTGGCCGGGGGCCAGTTCCCGGTAGTTCAAGGAACGATTGAAGGTTATTTTCCCGACTTTCCTGTTCAGGACGCGGAAGTTCCCCCGTTCCGTCCTCAACACCGTCAGGAAGAAATAATCGGCTGTTTCGTCGTTGATTTCGTCCGGAATCCGGACAGGCTCGTTTCCTTCGTTGCGGAAGCGGACTGTGATTCTGCCCTCCCTGAACCGGGAGGTATCCGCAATGGAGAGGGTCAAGGGAGCCTGTTCCCCCGCAGCAGCCACGCTGCGGGCATACATGCCGTTGACGGGCGGAAGGAAACAGGGCGGTTCAATCGTTCCCGGTTCCGTGACTTCATCGGGTACCCTGCTCCATCCATTGGCCTTTGCCTGGGCAATAATCTTCCGGGTCGCCTCGTTCAGAACTTTTTGTCCGGCACAGTAGGGACGATCATTGGCATCATCCGGCAATACCAAGACATAGTTATAGACAGCGTCAGAATACATATTCCTCAACTCGGTAACGAATGGCTGCATATTTTCCAGAAACTCTTCCATTTTCGGAACTTTTTCACAAGATTCATGCTTCATTTCAAGCGTATCCTGTATTCTCAAATTGTCCCAGTAGAATTGGAAGGCGTCATTAAATTCTCGGCGGTGGTGTTCCTCGTGGGCGAGGGATGCCTCCTGAGTATGCCATGCGCCGAGTCTATGAGACTGGTAACGGTTCATTTCATTGACAGCATCTATAGCTTCTTCTTCGGTGACAGGGGGATTTTTAAGGGCATCCCTGTATCCTCCCGTGCGCAAGAGAATCCTGGAACCGGCGGAAACTTGCTGCACGCGCAGTCTCCACTCGTCGAGCACTTCATCCTTGCAAGCCGTTACAAAAATCTGGGGGGGAATGATATACGTTTCGCATATGCCTTCGCTTTCTTCAACGACAGGAGCAGGTTCTTCGAGCGTCACCTCCACTTTCCTGGACTCTTCACAGGTGATGGTGGATTCCTTTTCAATCGTCCACAATTTGATTTTGGGGGACGGCGAGAATTCGCGTTTCATCGTCGAGTTGCCTTCATACTTCCCTGCCTGAATGGGTTCCCTGTCCATCGTGACGTTGAACGCGGCAGCGTTGTTGCTGACGGGGGGGTAGGCGTTGTTGGTCCACGACAGAGCCACCTTGTAATAGCCCGCTTTCAGGTATCTGGCACCAGTTGCCAGATTCAGCTTGCCGTTGGGCTTCGTTCCATCCTTCTCACAAAGTTTCTCGTTGGCAATGGAGATGCTGCCTGTGTCGTCGGCTTCCACGCCGAAATAATACAGGCCGTCTTCCTCGACCTTGATGAACATTTCCGGCGCTCCGGCGCAAGTGGCGTGCTCGCACGCCGAACCGTCAAAGTTGAACTCCATCGCGTCAACTCCGAGTTTCTGCGGGATGAGAGCCTGCTCCCCGTCGCAGATAAGCTTCGGGCCGACCGCCTTGTTCAGGGGTATATAATTATTCATGTTCCTGATCGTTTCCTGTTTGAGAACTAACCATTTAGCTCTCAAATGAACATAAGGAATTCCAAAAAGAACAACAACACGTCCCGGACGTGATGAAGGAAAAATCCCCGATTATCTCCAATAAAAATGGCGGATGCCATTCAGCACCAGCCATATATATGTTAATAGTTTGGAACGTATCGCTACGCTTGTGTATGAATTAAGCTAGACCCTACAGGGGCTGGTAGCCCCGTTCCTCCTGCCGGATGAGTTGCCCCTCCGGGATACAGACTCTTTACATTTCCGTTTTCGGAAAAAGTGGGGTTTCTGAAATACGGATTCAAGGCAGTCGGGAAAAATAATACGGAAACGCCCGGCACGGAGGCTTGTGACGCCGGACGGGCATTGGATGGTATTTCCGTTCCCGGAGTTACAGAAGAAGGTCCTGGATGTTGTCCGAGGAGATGACGCCTGTTTCCGTGGAGGACAGTACGCAGAGGGCGTCTACCAGGTTTTCCTGCCCCAGAGCCAGCCCGGCTTCTTCCACCAGCACATCGTCAATATTCAGGGTAGCGATGGAAAGGGGAGCCGTTTCCGGGGCAGAAGGTTCCATCAGGGCTGCAATGCCGATGACGGCAGCCACCAGGGCCGCCGCAGCAGCTCCCCAAATGCGGAAGGAATGCCGCTTGAAGTGATGAATGGATTCCACCGGAACGGCGGGAGCGCATTCTTCCCTTTCAATACGCATCATGACCTTGCGGGCAAAATCGTCCCCCGGCGCAGGTTGGGAGGCATGTCCCAGAATCTGCCAGAGTTTTGTATCGTCCTGTTCGTTCATGGTTGTGGTTCCGCTGAGGGTTCTATGAAGAAAAACACCGGAAGATGGGTCCGGTTTCTTGCCGGCGTCATTTTTCCCGTTCTGCCGCCTGTCTGATGACGGGGGCCAGTACGGCGGCGATGCGTGCGTAACCGGCCGCAGAAGGGTGCAGTCCGTCGCTGGAAAGCTCTTCCGGGACGTATCCGTCGCTATTAGCCATGACGCGTCCCGGTTCCGTATAAATGAAATTTTCTTCCGCGGCCAGGCGATTCAGGAGGAGATTGATGCCGGCAATGCGTTCCGCCGTACCTTCCCGGGCGCTGTTGCGCGGGTAAAATCCCTGGAGGATGATGACGGCTTTTGCCAGTTTGCCGGTGATTTCCCGGCAGACGGCACGAATGCCTTCCAGGATTTCCCCGTCCGTGTTTTCCGCAAGGTTGTTCGTGCCCAGGAGCACCACGCAAACGGCATTGTCTTCCGCACCGTCTAGTTCTCCGTGGCGGAGCCGCCACAGGGCGTTTTCCACCCGGTCGTAGCCAAACCCCAGATTGACCGCCCGCATTCCCGCCGTGCACAGGTTCCATGTTTCCGGGGATTTTTGCAAAATGTCCCGGTGCGGTTCATCCACGGGCGCACCTCCCCAGAAATGCGTGATGGAGTCTCCGATGAAGAGGAGGTCCGGGTGTGTTTCGCGCACGATGCGGCATGCGGCTTCATGCCGGGACGCCCAGTCGTAAATCATGAAGTCCCGGTCCTGGGTGCAGGGAATCAGCGTGGAGGGTACGGCCCGGGCGGGAGGAGGTCCGGGCATGATGAAGGTTTCCGGGGCTGTAATGCCGCGCTTTCCCCGGAACAGGCGGAAGCGGATGCGCGCGCCGGGCGGGGCCTGCACCGGAGCCAGATAGCGGCCCTGCGTGCAGAGCATGCGGGGAGAGTCCGCATTCACGTCTATTCGGATGACGGCTTCCGGGGGAGCGTTCACCGCGGTAAGTACCAGTTCTCCCGCCTCATTCAGGGAGGCGCGGATTCCGGGGGGTGGGGATGATTCTGTCATGAGACGTCGCGCATGTGCTGGCGCATTTGCCTGCGTCCGATGGAGTTCGGCCCGCGGCTGTCCTGCATGCAGTAGTTCACGGGGCGGCTCTGGGAGGCGCCGTGGGGAGCGCCCAGGCGCTTGTCCGGCTCTGACGGCAGCAGATGCACCACTCTCTTGTTTTTCCAGACCAGCCAGAGCACCACTATGGCCGCCAGTGCGGAGATGTGCAGGATGATGCCGGCTACATTGGCCAGGGAGAAGGTCATCCAGGCTTTCATCATGGCATGGAGGGAGGATTCTTGCGTTTCCTCCGGTTCCTGGATGGTGATGTTGGCTTCCGGGATGCTGGCAGGGTTGTCAGGCTCCAGTGCGGGAAGGGTGGGCCTGGGGGCGGATGCCATGTCCGCCTCCGTTCTTCTGGCCAGGGAAATCATGGCCTCAATGAGTTCGTCCTGCGGATTGGTGAATCGGGAGGCGTCCTGCTTCACCTGGTACAGGAGATCCCTCCGTCCCGCATCCCCAAGCTGGGAGCTCAGCTCCGGATCCAGTGCGATCTGGGCGCTTTTAATATCCCCCATGTGGAAATGGAGCAGCAGGTTGCGCTCCTTGTTCCTGAATATCTGGCGGGCGATGGTGGGAGCATTGACGGAAGGGGGGACTTTCTGCCCGGCCGCGAAGATGCTGACGAACAGGTTGACGTTGTAGCGGGATTTGATGAGCTTGATAAGTTCGATGACGTCATTGCTTTCCACTTCCGCAAGAAGCTTCTGGGGGTCAATCAGGCCTGTGGAGGTGCGGATGTAGTCCGGCAGGAAATATTCATTGACGTCCGTAAAGTCCTCCGGAATGGGATCCACTGCGGGGGAGTTTGCATTGGCGGCGGGTTCCGGCATGGGGTCGGAGGGAGCCGCTGCCGCATCCACAGGGGGCAGCAAGGGAGGGTTGGCATTCCACCACGCGCCTCTCATCAGGGATTGCTGGTCGCGGTTGGTCCATTTCAGGGCGGGTAATTCCTGGGCGGGAGCCGGAAAAATGGACGCCGCCAGCAGGCATGGGAACAAAAAGGGGTTCATGCGCCTCCTCCTTTCCGGTCCTCGGGGGTGGGAAGCGTTAATCCGTAGCGCATGGGATGCCTGACTTTGGAGCGCGCTTTCCTGGCTACGAGCTGGACGGCGT encodes the following:
- a CDS encoding DUF3820 family protein, coding for MNDPEIPDAEDLRKLVEEIAQTHIPFGMYGPAKYPPKGCPLMDVPQEYLAWFQAKGFPKGKLGRLMEQCLLLKGNGLDSLFDPFRKANGGRTKKNARRRVWDFENE
- a CDS encoding alpha/beta fold hydrolase yields the protein MLWLLHGNLGSPADWKPVMDFLRAGGVEARALNLWRYLECCPKSLKDMGRVLCSEIASQDRHPLICGYSLGGRLAMQAVLAHPPLWKGAIFVSANPGLEHEEERAARRAKDAEWAVQCLSASWENFLKEWDAQGVFEGSPPPPDRSSLKPWRKSISRAFIDWSAGAQENLAPLLKQSPVPQLWIAGQRDARFSALARRMAGGQAVIIPHAGHRLPLETPERLAECLQPFILQNL
- a CDS encoding MarC family protein — protein: MQDFLSTVILLFIVIDPVGLAPMIQGMLKKYSPAQQKAILTRELVFALSLLLLFFFSGKFLLNLLGLEPSTLSISGGILLFLVALGMVFPAKDMLSSSGRADGKDEPFIVPIAMPLMAGPSSLSIIMLHASQTPDSISQMTYAGAIVTAWFLSGMVLFIAQKFLRLLGEKGTIALERMMGMVLIMISVQMFMNGLAGYGVK
- a CDS encoding GDSL-type esterase/lipase family protein gives rise to the protein MTESSPPPGIRASLNEAGELVLTAVNAPPEAVIRIDVNADSPRMLCTQGRYLAPVQAPPGARIRFRLFRGKRGITAPETFIMPGPPPARAVPSTLIPCTQDRDFMIYDWASRHEAACRIVRETHPDLLFIGDSITHFWGGAPVDEPHRDILQKSPETWNLCTAGMRAVNLGFGYDRVENALWRLRHGELDGAEDNAVCVVLLGTNNLAENTDGEILEGIRAVCREITGKLAKAVIILQGFYPRNSAREGTAERIAGINLLLNRLAAEENFIYTEPGRVMANSDGYVPEELSSDGLHPSAAGYARIAAVLAPVIRQAAEREK